From a single Arachis hypogaea cultivar Tifrunner chromosome 3, arahy.Tifrunner.gnm2.J5K5, whole genome shotgun sequence genomic region:
- the LOC112789697 gene encoding beta-amylase isoform X2 has protein sequence MVDVWWGIIELNGPKQYDWGTYRSLFKLVQECGLKLQAIMSFHQCGGNVGDIVNIPIPKWVLDIGDSDPDIFYTNRSGNRNIEYLTIGVDNLPLFHGRTAIQIYSDYMKSFKENMSDFIESGLIIDIEVGLGPAGELRFPSYPQSQGWEFPGIGEFQCYDKYLKAEFKAAAAKAGHAEWELPDDAGSYNDVPESTEFFKSNGTYLTEKGKFFLTWYSNKLLIHGDQILEEATKAFQGCNVTIAIKVSGIHWWYKSESHAAELTAGYYNLQDRDGYRPIARMLTRHHAILNFTCLEMRDSEQSSDAKSAPQELVQQVLSGGWREKIEVAGENALPRYDAAAYNQMILNARPNGVNKNGPPKLSMYGITYLRLSDELLQKSNFAIFKKFVLKMHADQDYVEDPNQYNHVIIPLKPSGPKIPLEKILEATKPIPPFPWDSETDMKVDG, from the exons ATGGTTGATGTGTGGTGGGGGATCATAGAACTGAACGGTCCAAAACAATATGATTGGGGCACATATAGGAGCTTGTTCAAGCTGGTTCAAGAATGTGGCCTGAAACTGCAGGCAATAATGTCATTCCATCAATGTGGAGGGAATGTAGGAGATATTGTCAATATCCCAATTCCAAAATGGGTGCTTGACATTGGAGATTCGGATCCTGATATCTTTTACACCAATAGATCAGGTAACAGGAACATAGAGTATCTCACTATTGGCGTAGATAACCTCCCTCTTTTCCATGGTAGAACAGCCATCCAG ATATACAGTGATTACATGAAGAGTTTCAAGGAAAACATGTCAGATTTTATAGAATCTGGACTAATTATAGACATTGAAGTTGGGCTTGGACCAGCAGGAGAGCTTAGATTCCCTTCTTATCCACAAAGTCAAGGATGGGAATTTCCTGGTATTGGGGAGTTTCAG TGCTATGACAAATATTTGAAGGCAGAGTTTAAAGCTGCTGCAGCTAAAGCTGGCCATGCTGAATGGGAACTGCCAGATGATGCAGGGTCTTACAATGATGTACCAGAATCTACTGAGTTCTTCAAATCAAATGGAACATACCTCACTGAGAAAGGGAAGTTCTTCTTAACTTGGTATTCCAACAAATTGCTGATCCATGGTGATCAGATCCTAGAGGAAGCCACCAAAGCTTTCCAGGGCTGCAATGTCACgatagcaattaaa GTCTCTGGAATTCATTGGTGGTACAAATCTGAAAGTCATGCTGCTGAGCTCACTGCTGGATATTACAACCTTCAAGATAGAGATGGGTACCGTCCTATTGCAAGGATGCTGACTCGTCATCATGCCATTTTGAACTTCACATGTCTTGAGATGAGGGACTCCGAACAAAGCTCTGATGCAAAGAGCGCACCGCAGGAACTTGTTCAGCAG GTATTGAGTGGAGGTTGGAGAGAAAAAATTGAAGTTGCTGGTGAAAATGCACTGCCAAGGTATGATGCTGCAGCTTACAACCAAATGATACTGAATGCTAGACCAAACGGTGTCAACAAAAATGGCCCCCCAAAACTAAGCATGTATGGGATAACATATCTCCGTCTTTCGGATGAACTactgcaaaaatcaaattttgctaTATTCAAAAAATTCGTGCTAAAGATGCATGCAGATCAG GATTATGTTGAAGATCCTAACCAGTATAATCATGTCATAATTCCACTGAAGCCATCAGGACCGAAAATTCCCCTTGAGAAAATTCTTGAAGCAACCAAACCAATACCGCCATTCCCCTGGGACTCAGAGACAGACATGAAAGTTGATGGCTGA
- the LOC112789697 gene encoding beta-amylase isoform X1: protein MVRHPLNKYLLRNSHTHSPSLYTSHYSVLKGTKSSKMGTSNPNMLLNYVPVYVMLPLGVVNVNNVFEDSEGLKKQLLQLKEAGVDGVMVDVWWGIIELNGPKQYDWGTYRSLFKLVQECGLKLQAIMSFHQCGGNVGDIVNIPIPKWVLDIGDSDPDIFYTNRSGNRNIEYLTIGVDNLPLFHGRTAIQIYSDYMKSFKENMSDFIESGLIIDIEVGLGPAGELRFPSYPQSQGWEFPGIGEFQCYDKYLKAEFKAAAAKAGHAEWELPDDAGSYNDVPESTEFFKSNGTYLTEKGKFFLTWYSNKLLIHGDQILEEATKAFQGCNVTIAIKVSGIHWWYKSESHAAELTAGYYNLQDRDGYRPIARMLTRHHAILNFTCLEMRDSEQSSDAKSAPQELVQQVLSGGWREKIEVAGENALPRYDAAAYNQMILNARPNGVNKNGPPKLSMYGITYLRLSDELLQKSNFAIFKKFVLKMHADQDYVEDPNQYNHVIIPLKPSGPKIPLEKILEATKPIPPFPWDSETDMKVDG, encoded by the exons ATGGTTCGTCACCCTCTCAACAAGTACCTTCTACGTAACAGTCATACACATTCTCCATCTTTATATACATCACACTACTCAGTTCTTAAAGGGACAAAAAGCAGCAAAATGGGTACTTCTAATCCTAACATGCTGCTAAATTATGTTCCAGTTTATGTCATGCTCCCA CTAGGAGTTGTGAATGTGAATAATGTGTTTGAAGACTCAGAAGGCCTAAAGAAACAACTATTGCAGCTAAAGGAAGCAGGCGTTGATGGCGTGATGGTTGATGTGTGGTGGGGGATCATAGAACTGAACGGTCCAAAACAATATGATTGGGGCACATATAGGAGCTTGTTCAAGCTGGTTCAAGAATGTGGCCTGAAACTGCAGGCAATAATGTCATTCCATCAATGTGGAGGGAATGTAGGAGATATTGTCAATATCCCAATTCCAAAATGGGTGCTTGACATTGGAGATTCGGATCCTGATATCTTTTACACCAATAGATCAGGTAACAGGAACATAGAGTATCTCACTATTGGCGTAGATAACCTCCCTCTTTTCCATGGTAGAACAGCCATCCAG ATATACAGTGATTACATGAAGAGTTTCAAGGAAAACATGTCAGATTTTATAGAATCTGGACTAATTATAGACATTGAAGTTGGGCTTGGACCAGCAGGAGAGCTTAGATTCCCTTCTTATCCACAAAGTCAAGGATGGGAATTTCCTGGTATTGGGGAGTTTCAG TGCTATGACAAATATTTGAAGGCAGAGTTTAAAGCTGCTGCAGCTAAAGCTGGCCATGCTGAATGGGAACTGCCAGATGATGCAGGGTCTTACAATGATGTACCAGAATCTACTGAGTTCTTCAAATCAAATGGAACATACCTCACTGAGAAAGGGAAGTTCTTCTTAACTTGGTATTCCAACAAATTGCTGATCCATGGTGATCAGATCCTAGAGGAAGCCACCAAAGCTTTCCAGGGCTGCAATGTCACgatagcaattaaa GTCTCTGGAATTCATTGGTGGTACAAATCTGAAAGTCATGCTGCTGAGCTCACTGCTGGATATTACAACCTTCAAGATAGAGATGGGTACCGTCCTATTGCAAGGATGCTGACTCGTCATCATGCCATTTTGAACTTCACATGTCTTGAGATGAGGGACTCCGAACAAAGCTCTGATGCAAAGAGCGCACCGCAGGAACTTGTTCAGCAG GTATTGAGTGGAGGTTGGAGAGAAAAAATTGAAGTTGCTGGTGAAAATGCACTGCCAAGGTATGATGCTGCAGCTTACAACCAAATGATACTGAATGCTAGACCAAACGGTGTCAACAAAAATGGCCCCCCAAAACTAAGCATGTATGGGATAACATATCTCCGTCTTTCGGATGAACTactgcaaaaatcaaattttgctaTATTCAAAAAATTCGTGCTAAAGATGCATGCAGATCAG GATTATGTTGAAGATCCTAACCAGTATAATCATGTCATAATTCCACTGAAGCCATCAGGACCGAAAATTCCCCTTGAGAAAATTCTTGAAGCAACCAAACCAATACCGCCATTCCCCTGGGACTCAGAGACAGACATGAAAGTTGATGGCTGA